The following proteins are encoded in a genomic region of Pyxicephalus adspersus chromosome 9, UCB_Pads_2.0, whole genome shotgun sequence:
- the CD82 gene encoding CD82 antigen: protein MASGGCMKVTKYFLFLFNLLFFILGAVILGFGIWILVDKTSFIAVLQSSSHSINIGSYILIAIGGVTMIMGFLGCVGAVNEIRCLLALYFTFLLLILIAQVAVGVFIYFQREELKNEMSTIIDKVIVSYNPDDGENDSAESTWDYIQHNLECCGWRSYQNWTMNENVSNRTNYYPCSCVQNSKVSNGFCNATVEDLYSSGCDKQVESWLQDNLGVILGVCVGVAVIELIGLILSMCLCRKIQNEDYTKVPKY, encoded by the exons ATGGCAAGCGGAGGATGTATGAAAGTGACCAAATATTTCCTGTTCCTATTTaacctcctgttcttt ATCCTCGGAGCAGTGATCCTTGGCTTTGGAATATGGATTCTCGTGGACAAGACCAGTTTCATTGCTGTATTAC AGAGCTCATCTCATTCAATAAATATCGGATCGTACATCCTGATCGCAATTGGAGGAGTGACAATGATCATGGGATTCTTGGGATGTGTCGGGGCTGTGAATGAAATCCGCTGTCTCTTGGCACTG TATTTCACGTTTCTGCTGCTCATACTGATTGCCCAGGTAGCCGTTGGCGTCTTCATTTACTTCCAGAGAGAAGAG CTGAAAAATGAGATGTCAACCATCATTGACAAGGTGATTGTGAGCTACAACCCGGATGATGGCGAGAACGACAGTGCTGAGTCAACGTGGGATTATATCCAGCATAAT CTTGAATGCTGCGGCTGGAGGAGCTACCAGAACTGGACCATGAACGAAAATGTCAGCAACCGCACAAACTACTACCCTTGCTCTTGCGTGCAGAATTCCAAAGTTTCAAACGGTTTCTGTAATGCCACCGTGGAAGACCTGTATTCCAGT GGGTGCGATAAGCAAGTGGAGAGCTGGCTGCAGGACAATTTGGGGGTCATCCTGGGGGTGTGTGTGGGAGTCGCTGTTATCGAG cttatAGGATTGATCCTTTCCATGTGCCTGTGCCGAAAGATTCAAAATGAAGATTACACAAAAGTACCAAAATACTAA